The segment TAAAAATATATGACATATATACTTAAAGACAATGATTTAATTGCCGATGCAGCTATTGCCACTAGCTTTGCCCAAGCTAATGCTCAGCAAGGAGGGTTTAAGGGTAAAATGAAACAATACATACTCAAGGTTAGGGACATGCCTGACGAAGAAAAGCCTCGGGAAAAGCTACTCGAGTCTGGCCCAGCCGGGCTTACCATCCAGGAGCTTTTAGCGGTTGTTTTGACTACGGGTACAGTCAAGGAAGAAGTGATGTCCATGTCTAGAAGGGTGGTCAAAGAATACGGCACCCAAGCATTTATTAGCCAAACAGACCCAAAAAAGCTTTCAGAAGATTTAGATATACCTATTGTCAAAGCCTGCCAGATCGTGGCTTGTGGAGAGCTCGGTCGCAGATTTTATAAAAAAAATACTGCAGGATTGGCCATTATTCGGACTCCAGAAGAAGCCTATGAATATTTAAGAGAAATGGCTACTCTGCCTAAAGAGCATTTACGCGGCATTTATCTGGATACTCACCATCGGGTGATTCATGACGAGGTGATCTCTATCGGCACTATCAATTCCAACATCATCCACCCACGAGAAGTTTTCAAACCGGCTGTCGAATACGGTGCCGCCGCTGTCATCCTAGCTCACAATCATCCCTCTGGTATCGTCACTCCAAGCGAAGCAGATATTGAAATCACCAAGCAGCTTATAGAAGCTGGTAAGATTGTAGGGATAAATTTGCTTGATCATATTATTTTAACCAAAAACGGTTTTACTAGTGTCGAAGCGGAATATTAAATATAGGTCAAAATGTCTACCCTTTACATTGTCGCCACCCCGATAGGGAATCTAGAAGATATTACTTTTCGGGCGGTGCGCATTCTGGGGGAGGTGGATTTGATTTTATGTGAAGACACACGCCAGACCCGTAAACTTCTCAATCATTACAGCGTACAGACGCCAACGATGAGCTATCACAGCCAGAGCTCTCTTTCAAAGGTGGACGTGATTATCAAAATGTTGGCGGAAGGAAAAAATCTGGCTTTGGTTTCCGATGCGGGTACGCCGACTATTTCTGACCCGGGTGTCCTGCTTGTATCCGAGGTTAAAAAGGCTTTAGGGGATAAAATTTTAGCTGGAGAAATTTCCATTATGCCTATCCCTGGTCCAAACGCCGCAATTGCTACTTTGTCCGCCAGCGGTCTCCCTAGCTCGGACTTTCTTTTCCTCGGGTTTCTGCCTCACAAAAAGGGCCGCGAAACGCTTTTTAAAGAAATCGGGGCCAGTGAGCGGACTGTCGTTTTTTATGAGTCACCCCATCGTATTATGAAGACCTTGGCTTCGCTTGGCGAGCACTGCGCCTCAGACCAGATCGTGGTCATCGGACGTGAGCTGACCAAAATGTTTGAAGAGATAATTACCGGTTCACCAGCCGAGCTCGCAACCTATTTTGAAAGTAACCCCGATAAATGCAGAGGAGAGATGGTGGTGGCGGTAGGTAGATTGTTGGGCAAAAAATCGCGAGCTTCAGATTTTTAATTTTCCGCGTCTAGGTCTGTGGTGTCTTTTTCTCAGTATGTAATATAAGACATAAAAAATATGCTTTATATTACATATCGAGAGAAACCTACCTATCAACTTTTCTAAGATATATTTCTAACATAGACTTTTGGCCTCTCTGGGTTTTGCACGAGTTTGGTTGTATAATAGCGATATGAAAAAATTAATTACTATTATTGTGGTTGGCATCCTTTCCATTCTTGTACCCCTGCTCGGGTTTCCAGGCTCTTGGAAGACCGGCTTTGCGGTGATTGCAGGGTTGGTGATTGTTTGGGCTGCGGCCTCTCTCTATCGTCAGACAAAAAACCTTATACCCGAAAACCCATCACAGCAAAACATTACCCCAGGGGAATAGTTTTTGCTATACTATATCTAAATATGGCTCGTGAAAATATTGTCACTTATTTTGCTGAAACGGATGCCCGCAATAAGCGTATTCCTTTTGGCATAAAGCGCGAGGATCGGTCGCGTCATATGTACGTCATCGGAAAGACGGGTATGGGAAAGTCGACGCTCCTCGAAAATATGGCTGTACAGGATATTCGCAATGGCGAAGGTTTTTGTTTTATTGACCCTCACGGCAAGTCAGCCGATCTTCTCCTCGAATATGTCCCTCAGGAGCGGATCAAGGACGTGCTCTACCTGGCGCCTTTTGATATGGAGTTCCCAATTTCTTTTAATGTCATGGAAGATGTCGGCCCGGACAAACGGCATCTTGTGGCCAACGGACTGATGAGTGCCTTTAAAAAAATCTGGGTGGATGCCTGGTCTGCCCGCATGGAGTATATTTTGAATAATATTTTGTTAGCCCTGCTCGAGTATCCGGACTCGACTCTCATCGGCGTAAACAGAATGCTCGCGGACAAGGAATATCGCAATAAGGTGGTGGCCAATATTACCGATCCATCAGTGAAAGCCTTTTGGACAGAGGAGTACGCGAAATACACGGAGAAATTTGCGGCTGAAGCGGCGCCGGCCATCCAAAATAAAATTGGACAATTTATTTCCAATCCGTTGGTGCGCAATATTATTGGCCAGCCAAAGTCTACTTTTGATATCCGCAAGCTGATGGACGAAAGAAAAATCCTGATCATCAACCTTTCTAAAGGAAGAATGGGGGAATCCAACGCCAACTTGCTGGGCAGCATGCTCATTACTAAAATCTACCTAGCGGCGATGTCGCGAGCGGATCTGGGTGAAGAAGAAATGAAAGGGGTTCCGCATTTTTATCTCTATGTGGATGAGTTTCAAAACTTTGCTAATGAATCTTTTGCGGATATTCTTTCTGAAGCCCGTAAATACAAGCTTGATTTGGCTGTGGCTCACCAATACATCGAGCAGATGAGTGAGGAAGTGCGTGCGGCTGTTTTCGGTAACGTGGGTACTATGGTTACTTTTCGCGTGGGAGCTTATGATGCCGAAGTTTTGGAAAAAGAATTTGCGCCGCAATTTACCGCCGAAGATCTGGTCAATCTTGGTCGCTATCAGCTCTATTTAAAACTAATGATTGATGGGGTGAGCTCCTCTCCATTTTCTGCTACTACTATTCCTCCGATCAAAAAGCCCGAAAAGATGTATGTGCGGGAAATCATGGAAATGTCACGCTCTACCTATGCTCGTCCTCGGGTGGATGTGGAGGATGAGATCCGCAGGTGGCATACGGAGAAGAGCGCTTCAGTGGCTGCTCAAAGCGGGTACGGTGGACGTGAGTCTGCACCAGGGGGAGGCAAGGGTGGTGATCGAGAGAACACTCGTCGAGAGGGTCAGGCTAGAGACCTGCCTCCACGCGTCAACACCAAAGAAAGCTGGCATAGAGACAATCAGCCGGCTAAGCCTGTCCAGCCAAAACCTGTAGGACAGATGCCGCAGCAGTCACAGCAGCCAGAGCGTCTGATCAGAGAAAATAATTCTCCACGGGCCATGGATGAAAGGGTAGCCAAAGAAACCGAGCTTCGCAAAGCGCTTTCCCTTGATCATCTTAAGCCAAAAGAAGTGCCTAAAAATAATGTCAAAAATACTCAAAAAAATCCAAGCCAGCAAAACATGTCCGCTTTGCGGGATGCTCTCCTTGCGGTGATGAAGCAACCCCCCCAGGCTGAAAAACCATCGCAGTCAATTCAAAAAACAGAAAATCCTTCAAGTAAAAACCCAGAGCCGCCCAAGGAGCCTTCCAAAGAATCTCCCAAAAAAAATCCTCCTAAAGAGGTGCCTGAAGATGTTTTAAATAATTTATTGAAAATGGATGACAAATAGGCGAACATAAGCCTTGGCTAGGCCGAGCAGGGAGAGAGGAAAGTCCTTACGATAGCGTTTAACAATAGCCAGGATAGCGCCAGCCATGGCTTTCTTTTTTTGGCTGCTGACGGAGCTTGGACGTCGCCGGTAGGCGGTAAGAGGCTGTGGGTTAAGGTTGTGTTGGATATTGGCCACTCTTCCAAACTTAGCCATCCGGAGCCAGAGATCGTAGTCTTCAGCCAAGCGCATGTCTTTGAAGCCCCCGACATGGCTAAAGGTTTCTTTACGAAAAACTACGGATGAATTTATAAACGGGTTGCGCAACAAAGCGGTGTGACGAATTTCACTGTCAGTGACGGGATTGTGATAGTGGATGAGCAGTTTGCCGGTCTCATCTATGATGTCGTTGTCTGCGGTGCCCACCAAGACGCATTCCGGGTGGGTATTTAGATAAGTGATTTGGAGCTCGAGCTTGTCTTTGGCCAGCCACAAATCATCGTCATCAATCAAAGCAATGAGGGGAGCTTTAGCGGTCTGGACCCCAAGATTGCGAGAAGGACCCGGGCCAACATTTAAACCATCTGGAGACGAAGGAATCACGAGAACCCGTTTAGTATTTTTAATAATTTCAGCCAGGACCTTTTTGGTTTGCTCATCACTGTTGTCATCCACAATAATAATTTCAAGCTCTCCGACTGTCTGAGTCAGGACGCTTTCAACTGTCTGGGCAATAAAACGCGCCCCATTATAGGTGGGGATGATAACGGAGATGACTGGAGCTGGAGTTTTTTTGTTTGGCATTTTATTTTAATGGCTAGAGACTGACCCACGTATTTGGAAGAACATCCTTAGTATCAACTGAAGAGTCAGCCACCCATTGCCTTGGGGCTACTACTATTTTAGCAGATTTAGGATCAAGCCAAGCCCCCCACCAGCTAAAGGTAGAATTGGCAATGACGTGATGGTGGCAGAGAGACATCAGATGGATTTCTTCATAAGCCGGGATTTTTTCATCTGAAACGTAGACAATTTCTGTCAGCTCGGCTGGCAATATCAAGTTGTTCTTGGCCCATTCAATCTCATCGGAAAAAACAAAAACGACAGGAGCCTTTTTTGTTTCTGCCTTGGTTTCGTTCAAAATATAATCCACCGCTTTTTGATAATAAGAAGGGGAGCAAAGGCCATGCCAACTTTTATAGGTTTTATGGCTGGCATAATCGCCTCGCCTAAGGTGGATGGATATAGAGTTTTTACTTTTTAGGATTTTTTCTTTTATACTTTGACCAGACTGAGAAAGGGGCTTTTTGAGCTGGAAGTCGCTGAAGATTTGCTCGCGGAAATCCGCAAAATATTTTTCACACGGCCAGACAACCTCTAGATAAGAGTTGTCTCTAGCCTTTAATATGTCCGGGTCACAGACCAGATAATTTTTTCCCGTAATTTTTCTAAAGATTTTTCTAAAAAGTTTTTTAAATGGGGGATTGATTTTTTGCAATTCTTTTTCAGTGGCTATTTCAGCTTCAAGCTTAAAAGCGTCTAGTTCATAAAAACGGGGAGTGTCATTGGTTATTTTGCTGTAAA is part of the Candidatus Paceibacterota bacterium genome and harbors:
- the radC gene encoding DNA repair protein RadC, encoding MTYILKDNDLIADAAIATSFAQANAQQGGFKGKMKQYILKVRDMPDEEKPREKLLESGPAGLTIQELLAVVLTTGTVKEEVMSMSRRVVKEYGTQAFISQTDPKKLSEDLDIPIVKACQIVACGELGRRFYKKNTAGLAIIRTPEEAYEYLREMATLPKEHLRGIYLDTHHRVIHDEVISIGTINSNIIHPREVFKPAVEYGAAAVILAHNHPSGIVTPSEADIEITKQLIEAGKIVGINLLDHIILTKNGFTSVEAEY
- a CDS encoding glycosyltransferase; its protein translation is MPNKKTPAPVISVIIPTYNGARFIAQTVESVLTQTVGELEIIIVDDNSDEQTKKVLAEIIKNTKRVLVIPSSPDGLNVGPGPSRNLGVQTAKAPLIALIDDDDLWLAKDKLELQITYLNTHPECVLVGTADNDIIDETGKLLIHYHNPVTDSEIRHTALLRNPFINSSVVFRKETFSHVGGFKDMRLAEDYDLWLRMAKFGRVANIQHNLNPQPLTAYRRRPSSVSSQKKKAMAGAILAIVKRYRKDFPLSLLGLAKAYVRLFVIHFQ
- the rsmI gene encoding 16S rRNA (cytidine(1402)-2'-O)-methyltransferase, producing MSTLYIVATPIGNLEDITFRAVRILGEVDLILCEDTRQTRKLLNHYSVQTPTMSYHSQSSLSKVDVIIKMLAEGKNLALVSDAGTPTISDPGVLLVSEVKKALGDKILAGEISIMPIPGPNAAIATLSASGLPSSDFLFLGFLPHKKGRETLFKEIGASERTVVFYESPHRIMKTLASLGEHCASDQIVVIGRELTKMFEEIITGSPAELATYFESNPDKCRGEMVVAVGRLLGKKSRASDF
- a CDS encoding alpha-1,2-fucosyltransferase produces the protein MIIVRLKGGLGNQMLQYAAGKAAALRCGSQLKLDVSNLYSKITNDTPRFYELDAFKLEAEIATEKELQKINPPFKKLFRKIFRKITGKNYLVCDPDILKARDNSYLEVVWPCEKYFADFREQIFSDFQLKKPLSQSGQSIKEKILKSKNSISIHLRRGDYASHKTYKSWHGLCSPSYYQKAVDYILNETKAETKKAPVVFVFSDEIEWAKNNLILPAELTEIVYVSDEKIPAYEEIHLMSLCHHHVIANSTFSWWGAWLDPKSAKIVVAPRQWVADSSVDTKDVLPNTWVSL
- a CDS encoding type IV secretion system DNA-binding domain-containing protein, with translation MARENIVTYFAETDARNKRIPFGIKREDRSRHMYVIGKTGMGKSTLLENMAVQDIRNGEGFCFIDPHGKSADLLLEYVPQERIKDVLYLAPFDMEFPISFNVMEDVGPDKRHLVANGLMSAFKKIWVDAWSARMEYILNNILLALLEYPDSTLIGVNRMLADKEYRNKVVANITDPSVKAFWTEEYAKYTEKFAAEAAPAIQNKIGQFISNPLVRNIIGQPKSTFDIRKLMDERKILIINLSKGRMGESNANLLGSMLITKIYLAAMSRADLGEEEMKGVPHFYLYVDEFQNFANESFADILSEARKYKLDLAVAHQYIEQMSEEVRAAVFGNVGTMVTFRVGAYDAEVLEKEFAPQFTAEDLVNLGRYQLYLKLMIDGVSSSPFSATTIPPIKKPEKMYVREIMEMSRSTYARPRVDVEDEIRRWHTEKSASVAAQSGYGGRESAPGGGKGGDRENTRREGQARDLPPRVNTKESWHRDNQPAKPVQPKPVGQMPQQSQQPERLIRENNSPRAMDERVAKETELRKALSLDHLKPKEVPKNNVKNTQKNPSQQNMSALRDALLAVMKQPPQAEKPSQSIQKTENPSSKNPEPPKEPSKESPKKNPPKEVPEDVLNNLLKMDDK